The DNA window AATCCCAGACGCATGCACATTCTTTTCTTCCTTAAATTAATACTccttattaatttatttgttcgATTTTAACgtgacatatatttttaaaaaataagaataacttttaaattttataatcttaaattaataatatataaaaaaaattaatttaattttgtgatatatAAAACATGTCATAtagataatgaaaaaaatattattgtagtACTAGTGATAGTAATACTCGCAAAGAGTAGATGCATTATAATGCAaaaagaagtattgaaaatactCATAAATTTGatgttaattattaatttcattttctaaCTATATATCGACAACCTTAAAAACACTCATCGATTTGACTAACTCAACTTAAATACACCATCCATCTATCATATGTCATAGCAAGTGGCTTTAAACTCCTGTAGAAGTGTATGACTTTTaataagaaattgaaagaaGTATGAAAACATGCACCTTTAAATATGACGAAAATTTAGGGATATACTTCACTTGTATAGCAAGATTatgaatatatcaaaatttatttagtcATCCATATTTTTAAGACGGTCagaaacaaaattaataattcacctaatttcacttttttatacGTGGAGGCTCTGTTTTTTATACATTCCACAACAGTACTTCCCTCTACTTTCACTTTTTTTTGAGTCAGTTGGTGTTTTATTTGAATGAAGCCAAAATTTTGACCAGTCAACTAACTTGACTGATCCCCATGTCATATTCAATTCTTCTTCATCAAACATCCTGTCCCACATTTGTTCCATGTGCCTACCACTAAAGAGGAATggtttaattctaaaaaaatagtaatattattgttgttatatcGAGGCCTCTCATACGTATTATTGGTTCTAAATTGAGATGATTACAAAAACTTTTACTCCCACAAttctttttacttgtccattatattagaaataattatttaataatatttatccagtttaaaaaattgaagagttAATATTTCTTAAGATGTGTCACGTCAATAATAGACAACTATGATTTGAGAGGAAATTACatgtttttgaattattttagcTTCGCTAACAATACTGTCAAAAACAAATTTGGttcaaatttaaatcattaaCAAACAAATTTGATTGCTTTCTACAATTCACTTATATTAATCCAAACAAGAAAACATATATGTagaaattaattagttattcaTGACAAAACAGGAATATTTTAGTTAAATAGGGAGTACCTTTTATGATATTGCTATTAAATGATAAAGAAATATAGTTTTTCTTTAGTGGAAGTGGAGTagtattttgaaaaaaaaatagaggcaaaatatatacaaaaattggGAGGGagtatgaaaattttgaaatggaaaaggaaggaaaaaaaaataaattgttcatAGGATCCGAAGATAATCAATGAGTGGTAGGATCAATGATTGATTGAtagtttttttatatgaaatgaTTATTCATTGTAAATGCTGTTACTGACAGATGATGACACCTTAGAATATTATTTCTATGTTCCTGTTGTGTTACTTTAATGACATATACTACTATTACTTACAACTAACAAATTTAAGAATATACTtactccgttcatttttacttttcCACGATATTACCGAATATTTTGGCCATGAGcaaattacaataataacaattgctcatcaattattttcttagaagaataatatttaatgtgtttcgatttatttttcatatagtatcttttttagttcataatattttttagaaattctTCAATTCTAACTTTTTCACAAAGATAAAGTAATACTTTGATATAGACctttagtttaaaatataaaattcaaattattttattaaatcagataataaattaaattataatcttACCACTCTATTTATATCGCTCAAGTAATTAAACTAGTCTAATCAGAATTAATGGGGGAAAAACaatcttgaagaaaaagaattttGTTGTACTCATATGTCAGAAAGTTCAGATTTTAGGTGGACAAGTGTTAGATTCTCCATGTTTGTTTTCACATGAGTATATTTCTgtcaacacatttcttcaagcACAAATTAGCTCACACCTATATAGCTCTAGTACCACTGTCTCATCACACATGGCACTCATATAACGTAAACTTTGTGTTTAAACAATCAACTCAATAACGATATTCGGATGAATACAATAACTTTTATTtagataaatttatatttatatttgaaatttatcaaatatgaaTCAATATTTCAAACTAACTAATCTTCAAATTTGGATTTTCCATGAAAACTAATTAGGGTGATAAAGACAAGTCACATGCAAGCAGAGAGTACATTGGgttaagcatgcaaaataaaGGTGTACCTGATCCAAGTGACCATTTTTCCCTCTTTGTATCATCACTTGTCCATTTCAATTATAGCCTTTAACTTGTAGCCACTCGACATATATATAGCCACGGCTCCTGTTGTTGTTGGgtccaaatatatataaatgcaCCCAAcatcaaaatattcttaaaattattttcattttttatttgaggCCAAAActttattccatttttttgtGGGGATATTGGAGCCAAGCTTAGGTTCATCATTCAAACATATTTAATTCGtacatgaaaatgaaaattaaaagaaaattttaatagaACTAAGATGATTTTAAGAACAAAGTGCACCtcaattattatgtttttattttaataaagttTGTATAACCGAAATGACATGAGCAGGTACAGGACAAGGTGAGCTTACATAATGGGACAAAGAATGAGATCTCCACATCAATCATAtgctcatttattttttctttatataattcttttaatatataatttctaattaaaactttttagaCATCATATTTTTTACGTATACGCTTTCATTATTTAGTCTTAGttaaattaataacatatattgtCATTTATTTACCATTCATGAATACCCTTTGACCATAGATATGATTTCAGATATTTAAAGATTAATACAAACAAGTATTTGTTTATCAATTTAGTTCATcatttcaacttttaactttcaAATTCGAAAAATAAGTTCGATGAGTAATTCATGAAAAGTACTAGTTTTTGCTGAAATTTATATCCAAACACGGAAACACCTAGGAAAATCTAAAAACTTTGTTATCGATTTACATGAACTCATTAATATTTCCTGAAATCCTCCATGTATGTTCAAAATTTTACTAAATACTTGCACATTTtgtttattatgaatttaattattattaattattatattgtactccctctgtccctaattacttgtccacttttgaattgacacacctattaagaaatcaattaatgacatagtgagtttaccattttacccctattaattgtgaagtggatgaaaaattctgcatttttcaaagtaattagtcatttaattgagggtataatagataaaaaaaaattattctttcttgatttgtcaaaatagacaagtaattagggacaactattaataaaaaaatagacaaataattagggacagtATAACTTAATAACTTATAATAAAACGAAGAAGATAGGAAAATAGAATGATAGAATTAGGAAACTTGAAGCAAGAAGGGACCCATTGTGGGCATATACAGTTAGATTTTCCACTCCTTTGTCCCCTAAATATAACAGACCTAAGCCTTACACGTATTTCCTTAtcttatttctcaaatttttgctttatttttctctctcacacacacaatAAGACATTGTACTTAAGaaacaaccccccccccctaaCACCCCACACCCATCCCCACCCCTACTTTGtctacatttatatatatattgagtttgagaaagaggcACTCACAAGTTGTTCTCTCTTGgctttttcataattttctctccttttcttagcaaaattcaaatattttcttgtGCTTATTATTCAAGAGATCAATTAAGTaccaaaaaaaacattaaaccATCTTGGAGGATTAATTAAGTTTTAATTAAGCTCTAAGTTTTGTGTTGTTTCTAGCTGTACTTAGTGATGGATCCCTCTAGTGCACAGCATCAAAATCTTCAGGTAAATTAATGAAGTTGTATTAATTATTAGTAGTAATGAtggtttaatttcttttgttgttatgtCAATTAATTTTCTTGGAGCtcttttgattcaatttcttacttgtgtgttattttttcattttcaatttcctTTCTCTGAGATTTTGtaaaaacaataaattcaaagctaGAACTACCAATCTTGATATGGAGTGAGTCTTTAATTTTACCCCAAAAAAGAGTTTATTCTATGAATTGAAATACCCCCTAAAAAAGACCTACTTTATGTGCCTAACTTCTAAGGAGAGTAGTGTATACTCTTATTACTTTTGCTAATTTtgtaaatttcttttctttcacgAGTGTTGCTATATAGCCTAAGAACAAATTAAATTGATGCTAGCTGATCTTTACAAATTTAAAGTCACTCATCCCTTTAAGAAAATTATGTTGCTTTTCAAgttaaagatttgatttttgaatgtCAAAAGTAAGGCATTCATACATCAATACTATATTCTTATAAGTGGAGTCTGGGAGGTAAAAAAGATGTTCGGTTCAAAGAAATGTATTATAAGTAGGAAATCAAAATATTAAGATACAAGACATTTATATGAAGCAAAAATATATAGCTAATAGTTCTTAACAATGcttttgtgtgtgtgtgataTCAAGTTCTGATATTTATAGTTAATTGTGGTGTTTAGGAATTGTCTTCTCAAACCCTAGAAAGCATGTTGGTGAGTACAAAGCCACAACAACAAGATCCAAAGAAGCCAAAGCCACCAGAGCAAGCAATAAATTGTCCAAGATGTGACTCTTCCAACACCAAATTTTGCTACTACAACAACTATAGTCTCTCTCAACCTAGATACTTTTGCAAATCATGTAGAAGATATTGGACCAAAGGAGGAACATTAAGAAATGTTCCAGTTGGAGGGGGCTGTAGGAAGAACAAAAGGTCATCATCAAGAAGTAGTAGTATTACTAGCCAAGATCAACATTCCATTATCAACACTCCTAATAATCCATTTTCCTATGATTCTAGTGATTTGAGCCTAGCATTTGCTAGGCTCCAAAAACAAGGAAATGGGCAATTGGGATTTGAAAACCATGGTAATATTTCAATGATGTGCAATGAAAATCCAAGTGGAATATTTCTTGATGCACTTAGGGGTAATACTGGAtttcttgaaaataataatCCAATGAATGGATTAATTCATCAACAGAATTTGTACTATGGAGTTGGGAATATTATTAATGGGGACATGGGATTACATAATGTGGAAAATGGTGGATTAGGGGTGAATAACAATGATCAAGAAATGGGATTAATGCATAATTATGATCAAGAAATAAGCAGTGGTGTAACAACATCTACAACAATGACCACAGTCAAACAAGAGATGTGCAACATGACTAAAGATCAAGGTGATCACAACAGAGTTTTGTGGGGATTTCCATGGCAAATTAATGGAGAAGGAAATAATATGGCTGATTTTGATTCAACTAGGAGAATGTGGAATGGAGTTGGTGGATCTTCTTGGCATGGACTTCTCAATAGCCCTCTCATGTAGTATACTGTCTGACTAATTTAGATTCACGTTGAACAGGATCCAGTGATTAATGTGAACTCACGCTGAGTAAGATCCATAAAAAAACGTTTTTATTAggaatttctctattttcagGGTTGGAGTTTGCTaagcaaaaaaagaagaattttgtTCTTAGATTAGAGTTGAAGGTTAACTTAATGATCTTGAGTTGTGTAAAGAGATTTGGTTCACTTGAATCatctctctctatttttttctttcttttttgggaTGTCTTTTTTAGGTGTCTTCTTTGTGGATTGACAAACTAATTAATGAaagttgatttatttttcttcaatctACTTGTACTGACAGACATCCAGTGAATATGTAAAATTTTGTTGGTTTATTTATGGAAAATGACTTTGATTCATAGAATCAGACATCGATATTTCATAGATGATTAATAAAGTTTGAATTCTTTCATAATGGTGATTGGTGGGtactacaatattattttgtctgCACATGATGttacattattaattaaaaaatgtgtAGCTTGTTTTCAAGATATGTTATCATGattgtttcttatttttagGTCGATcttatttaattgtttatttatatttgaaacaTTACTATGATCCgttcatttatttttagttgtccaatatattaaaaatagattttcatttctATTGATCCATTTTATCATATTAAGATAAAAGTAAAttgtttcaaattattcctCAAGTCTACTATACTAAAGtctagcttttttttttaattttttttttttttttttattattattattattatccatTTTTAGAAATTTCTACCTTTTTACTTCATTTATGACTCGTATTCATAATTTTAAGATTAAATGTGAAAGATATTTATTATTCGAGTAACTTTGTTTGTCTACTGAAGCCTAGCTATGTTCAACGTGAACGAATAGAAAAAAAGTAACGATGGGAGTAGGATGGAATAATTAATGAGATTTGCAGGATTATTCTCTCCTTTCTAAGCAAAACAATGGAATTTTAATGAAGCATGAGCACCAATCTCGGGGTAGATTTTAAGATTTTAGATCTCTCTTCTCTTGCCTAACCAAATCCACACTGAGATTTCAGCGTGACAAAgatcataatattttaatattgtgGTAAATTCTAAAACGACCAAGATTTTGCGGccaaatttaatatattgtcGGTCAAGAATTATTTcccatttgatattttcttatttggtatttatatcaaataaataaacatattatggatgatataatatatatatgtttatattcATAGGCGAAGTCAGAATTTAGAGTTTGGAGTTCTAAATTTTTGTAATTActgttaattatttttgttagggGTTCacaaataatatacatatatatttaattaattttctagtaTAAATATGGAGTCTACAAAAAAGTTATTGGATTCGTTTGAACCCATGAACCTCCACCTAGCTccacctctatttatatttacaCTTCTACCaccctaattaattaatatatattttttcgctgcacctaaatttttaaatcatgacaagttaaattgattttacataaacatacaTTAAAATTAAGTACAGTAAATTGACATTATGTTTCGATCTCAGTGTGGATCTGGGacccaccaccaccaccacacacatatatatatattgaatcttgcaatctcttttttttttttggcagaAATTTCGACGTATAATATTTGACGATGTCAATATCCGAAAAAtagtacaaataaattttaatttttataaatgtcAATTTCCATGTCGATAGCATAATATTCCAGCTGTTCTTGcagtatttcttctttttttttccataatttcCACGTGCATATATATTTTAGAGACGCAAAAAAAGACATTCGTCAAACCTAGGAAGGACAGTCATATATTTTCTCCTGATAGAATGAATTAATTGAATTCTGCCCAAATTCATTGTTTCtaatatttactatttattagACAGAGACCGCTCAGCTGCTGATTTATGATGTGGTAGGAAGAAAACATGTTCCAGCAAACCACCGCCCAGTTGAATTCTGATCCAACAATGTTGCAATCTTGAACACTAATAAGTTAATTTGGTGAAAGGTCAGACGTTGAATGTGTAGTTTATTCTGGGATGTTGTCCACACAAATATATGAGAGAGAAATAACGTAATAATCGAAAAGCAATAAACAACATATGAAAAGAATTAGCTATCATGGCATGACTAGTCATATGGCATGCACTAAACCTTCATAAGACAAGACGATACTCTACCCCTACTAGCATTAATTCTACCCTATTATGCAACATTCACTCCTTCCTAGCTAAACTCAATTCTTCGTTAATATAAAAATGCGCCATATTCCATCTAATTAATCATCTCTcaaatacttaattaatttattttgtatcacAAAAGTCATTTAATTTTGTCTAGTTTGACTTTGTTTGTTCTTTCACTGACTATGGGTTAAACacttaaaattgatttaaaGGAGTACAATATACATCAAGTGctgaaaaatatgatttttaggtCTTGAAACTGATTTTATCAAAATACGTAATAGTGTATTTAAATTGAAGTATTGAAACTGATAACATCAATAATAGGTTTGGTAAAAATGTTTGATACATCCTTAAAACTActtgtaaaaaaatataaatttaaaaatatttttacataaaaaaggACCAATGATGAAAATAGTATCAACTGGAACTGGAAGTGAAAAGCTGCTAGCTGGATTTGGGAGTTTCAGGGCCCAACATAATTTTTGGGCTAAGACCAAGCCCATAAGTATGGGTTATTGCAGTACCATATACGTTTCTGGCCCACCCAGCTATTAAAGCCCACAACGACTTCCAATAAACAAATGAATCTTTATAGATATTTGGAAAAATTATCTACCCCGTTGTGTTAGCTTTTACAAATAAATGGACATTATGCTTGGATATATGCGTAGCTCATATAATATTACATTTTGTATTTTGCAAaaccttcaatattttttattgtgtgAAACATAATATTCACTTCCACCACTACGTACGAACTCCGTGCTAAATTATTTACAGCaaacaatttattttgataaaatatggCTAATTTGTCATTAAATagaattaacaataaatttgctaacaaatttatttatcactaattttaatttatgtagtaTGTACTTTCaccaatttaaaatttgaaaagaaaaactctCATGTATCTTTATAAGAGGGTGATTTCTTAATAAGGATATGGCCAAAGACAATCAGGGGTGGGTTTAGAGGGGTGTTCACCCGTATCTCTTCAACAAAAAATGAAGTTATATATaaggtttaaaaaaaaaatcagtataGATAGagatattttaaattcaaaattaattattttgaagtttCAAGTCCAAATTTTATGCATtacatgatttgattttttaaatcctttttatgaaaattttgaatacgCTAGGAAGACAACCTATCTAGATGATGATAGTGCTAAATCATTAGGTTAGGACGTTAGGTTCTGTCATAGTTAATACTACATAATTTGCATGCACGACACTTTCGCAATATCTTTTATTGCATATTTGAGGCTCATTAACTTGGGAATTTGTTATatagttcaaatttttaaatgaaaaaagataaaCCAATACATAAATTAAAGCTAGTCCTTTACGATAAATCGATAATGGATATATATGGACTCAGAAAATCGGTGAAGATAGATAAGGCTAAGTTAATTGCAGAATATAttacaattaaaaatataattttaaaataatttagttcGCAAATTAATTGATCCCGTGTCATTTCTAAGGGAAAATATATGAATTGCCTAAGATAACATATATGATAGAGCTAAATTATAATTAGATTAGGTGCtctcatatttaatatttaatttacatGCATGATACTTTCTCCGTATCCTTTTTATTGCATATTTAAGTCTCATTACCAAGTCAGGAATTTGTTATATGGTTCCAATTTTTAACTACACAAAACTATTTCTTTATCATAATGGATGGATATGGGACTCAGCAAAGTGGTGGTTTAAGTGACCCTCCTCCTCGTTCAAAAATTACATTgcttaaataaagtaaaaactaatattttgtttttataggCAAAATGTTGAATTCTCTTTGACATCCATTAATAGCAAGCGCTGTTGTTTTCAAAGCTACTAAGTACGTAACTACTAACTCTTGATACATGAgataagtttaattaatttgtaactAAAGTTATCAGTTTTAAggttcaaatattaattaattcaataGAAGACTTTGTACTAAATTCACCAATACGGTTCCGCCAGAGTTCATCAAAAGACACCATAAATGGCTTATTGACTTTGATCATCATGCAATTAGTCTTTGATCAACTTAATTATAATCATTTAACTTCACTCAATCAAACACTTTAATCTTTGAGGTCAAGAAAAAGACAACGTCAAATATCTCCATAAATCATCTTATACATATATTGACAGAAGGGGTTGGTTCATGGTTGGGGTGTGTGTGGGGAAAGACAAATGTTCGTCATACTGTCCTAGTGATCCTAATTACTTCTATGTAACAACCTTTATCACCCTCTCATGacctttgaacccaaaaataaagaaaaagagcaAATCACcatctcattttttaaaatataaatttattattatttttatttctcacATGTATCTGTCTTGAGGTTCTATGGAGTCTTACTTATTAAAACGCTCCTTAACCAAAGGCAATTTTATATCACGGCTCGAACCTGACGTCTTTGATTAAGGATGAAATAACTACTTACCACTTTGATACATTCCATAACTGATAGTATAAGTTATTAGAAACAcaatttatcaatatttttaagaaaatgctAAGCTTTTACCATATATCACTCCATTTTTTAccctaattattattattatgaagaAGAGTAACACTCTTAAGAAAAGGGGAGATTTtgggagattttttttttcggtatctctttatgaaattgttttaatttatatcttccttttcttttaaaaaaaaatcctatttttacacaaaattttaaaaaatattttctttaattcaaTTCATAAacacacaaattatttattttattttttaaaaaaaaacatagcaCAAAAATTTATCCATTCATCATCTCAACTGTACCAAGTCAAATGCAGGGACTAGGTAGGATGCTGACAAATAAAAAGGGTGCTTCTGTCACTTCACTTCACACTTACCCTTTTGCTTACCATCACTTGCACTCTGTTTGGATAGTTGATAAGTATACTTCATAATATATTGtatagtattattttaataatatttggaAAGATTGtattattctttattattaCATAATGTTgcacaataacaaaaaaaatagtatacaaTCGATATACTATGAAAAGATAGAGTAAagacaagataaaaaaaaattcacaccaAATCAGTTactacacaaaaaaaaaataaaaaattcattgttACTTAATGATGATTTAAacatacaataaaatttaaaaataatcaataaacattatatttaaactaataatacaATAGAACgctaacaaccatccaaacaagatTTTAATAGGAAAGACCCTCATCTTTTCTCTGTTCTTTCCACAGTACTCATAAAGGAAAGACACTTCCtttttcttcattcaaaaaCACTCCCatatcaaccaaaaaaaaaaaaactttcaagaaAGTACATATACAAGACgccccaaaaaataaaaaacagagCTTTTTCACTATGAGAACCAGTAACCATTTAATAGGTCTAGTAAATTTCTTAACATTTCTTGCATCAATCCCAATCTTGGGTGGTGGAATATGGCTAAGTAGCAGAGCAAACAACACAGATTGCTTAAAATTTCTTCAATGGCCCTTAATAGTTATTGGGGTTTCTATTATGGTTGTTTCTTTAGCAGGTTTTGCTGGTGCTTGTTATAGAAACACTTTCCTTATGTACCTTTACCTTTGGGCTATGTTTTTTATCATTGCTGCTTTGATTGGATTTGTCATATTTGCTTATGCTGTCACTGATAAAGGGTCGGGTCGACCCGTTATGAACCGGGTCTACTCAGAGTACCATTTGGAAGATTACTCTGGGTGGTTGGAAGAAAGAGTTGCAAGTCAGAGTTATTGGTCAAAAATCAGTTCTTGTATTAGGGATTCTCATGTTTGTGGTAAGATGAGAAGGACTTATAATAGAGGAATTCCAGAGCCTGTTGAGGTGTTTAATCTTAGAAGGCTTAGTCCTCTTGAGGTAAgtgttaaagatttttttattttttttatttttgtggttaGTTTTCACTCTTTTTTTATGGTACTATATGATTTGAGTTCTAATATGAATAATGTTTTaagaggaaaatataatttgttttgctcctgattattttcttgtttgttgttttAACATTAATATGAAACATGATTAGCCTCATAGGAATATAGTCGAGGTGTGGACactgatatttaaaaaaatatgattagtaAACTGCATAAGATTGTGGATATATTTAGCATCAaaagaagtttgttttgttTACCTTGTGGAGGTTAGCTTCGAAGACACCACACTCTCTAAATTTCAC is part of the Solanum stenotomum isolate F172 chromosome 8, ASM1918654v1, whole genome shotgun sequence genome and encodes:
- the LOC125874225 gene encoding tetraspanin-3-like, whose protein sequence is MRTSNHLIGLVNFLTFLASIPILGGGIWLSSRANNTDCLKFLQWPLIVIGVSIMVVSLAGFAGACYRNTFLMYLYLWAMFFIIAALIGFVIFAYAVTDKGSGRPVMNRVYSEYHLEDYSGWLEERVASQSYWSKISSCIRDSHVCGKMRRTYNRGIPEPVEVFNLRRLSPLESGCCKPPTECGYTYLNETVWNPGSGIVGSDPDCGRWSNYQQQLCYNCNSCKAGVLASLKKSWRKVSVINIVILIILVIMYMVAIAAFRHNKRIDNDEPYGETRMEKSQPSRIHF
- the LOC125874673 gene encoding dof zinc finger protein DOF3.2-like; translation: MDPSSAQHQNLQELSSQTLESMLVSTKPQQQDPKKPKPPEQAINCPRCDSSNTKFCYYNNYSLSQPRYFCKSCRRYWTKGGTLRNVPVGGGCRKNKRSSSRSSSITSQDQHSIINTPNNPFSYDSSDLSLAFARLQKQGNGQLGFENHGNISMMCNENPSGIFLDALRGNTGFLENNNPMNGLIHQQNLYYGVGNIINGDMGLHNVENGGLGVNNNDQEMGLMHNYDQEISSGVTTSTTMTTVKQEMCNMTKDQGDHNRVLWGFPWQINGEGNNMADFDSTRRMWNGVGGSSWHGLLNSPLM